A portion of the Blastopirellula sediminis genome contains these proteins:
- a CDS encoding VanZ family protein, protein MNRLVAARWYILAGALWLSAFVATHWPGERFPTLLRGWENWDKAIHFSMFVVLGLILSVIAGRFSKIGPLFVWPVLAAYGLLDEVTQSFVPGRTCDGLDWMTDCLGAAVGVGLYFLFARLRNPEPAETPLSD, encoded by the coding sequence ATGAATCGCCTTGTCGCCGCCCGTTGGTATATCCTGGCCGGAGCGCTCTGGCTCTCTGCGTTCGTCGCAACCCACTGGCCCGGCGAACGTTTTCCAACCCTCTTACGGGGCTGGGAAAACTGGGACAAAGCGATTCACTTTTCGATGTTCGTCGTGCTTGGTTTGATCCTGTCGGTGATCGCCGGTCGGTTCAGCAAAATTGGCCCGTTGTTCGTCTGGCCGGTCCTCGCCGCCTATGGTTTGCTTGATGAAGTGACTCAATCGTTCGTGCCGGGGCGAACCTGCGACGGACTGGACTGGATGACCGATTGCCTGGGAGCCGCGGTCGGCGTCGGACTATACTTCCTTTTCGCGCGGCTTCGCAATCCGGAACCGGCCGAGACTCCTCTCTCCGATTAG
- a CDS encoding DUF1559 family PulG-like putative transporter: MSLARRGFTLVELLVVIAIIGILAGLLLPAVNYARETARQTTCLNNQKQLALGVTQFTINKKHFPGYVEPMNVANDQTWIQAIFPYVEQTALSENWSSYTGTVTPPPSTLTPRINLLICPSNREDWLGAFNSYCANGGRASQGILASTGVYTMEGSENGIFAYRGSLAPSTPKPKITDASIKDGLSNTLLLSENLQASDWYVLAPTLQVVGTPPPAPPATYGLKSGVVMSWFTSGATVVNPPSATWMSINGDKYDLARGSAPRPSSEHPSIVIAAMGDGSAFRLSEKISYLVYAQLLVTDATKVRAGGSGPLTYILNESDYKN, from the coding sequence ATGTCTCTGGCTCGTCGCGGTTTCACCCTCGTGGAATTATTGGTCGTTATCGCCATCATCGGCATCTTGGCAGGCTTGCTGTTGCCCGCGGTAAACTATGCGCGCGAAACCGCGCGACAAACGACTTGTCTTAATAATCAAAAGCAATTAGCGCTGGGCGTGACGCAATTCACGATCAACAAAAAGCACTTTCCGGGTTATGTCGAGCCAATGAATGTGGCGAATGACCAGACCTGGATTCAAGCGATCTTTCCGTATGTCGAACAAACCGCACTTTCCGAAAACTGGAGTTCCTACACCGGTACTGTCACACCGCCCCCCAGCACCTTGACTCCTCGGATTAACCTGTTGATTTGCCCCAGCAATCGCGAAGACTGGCTCGGTGCATTCAATTCGTACTGCGCAAACGGCGGCAGGGCGAGTCAGGGCATCCTCGCTTCGACCGGCGTCTATACCATGGAAGGATCGGAAAACGGCATCTTCGCATATCGCGGCAGTCTGGCGCCCAGTACGCCGAAGCCGAAAATCACGGACGCATCCATTAAGGATGGGCTCAGCAATACGCTGTTGCTTTCAGAGAACCTGCAGGCATCCGATTGGTATGTACTCGCGCCAACGCTCCAAGTCGTTGGTACACCTCCTCCAGCTCCTCCAGCGACCTACGGGCTAAAAAGTGGAGTCGTGATGTCATGGTTCACCAGCGGAGCGACCGTCGTGAATCCCCCATCGGCCACTTGGATGTCGATCAACGGCGATAAGTACGATCTTGCTCGCGGTTCGGCGCCTCGACCTTCTTCAGAACATCCCAGCATCGTCATCGCTGCGATGGGAGACGGCTCCGCTTTTAGACTCTCGGAAAAGATCAGCTACTTGGTTTACGCTCAGTTGCTCGTCACGGATGCGACGAAAGTTCGCGCCGGCGGATCTGGCCCGCTGACCTACATCCTGAACGAATCGGACTACAAGAACTAG
- a CDS encoding UDP-glucuronic acid decarboxylase family protein: protein MSQLKRILVTGGAGFLGSHLCERLVEAGHDVICLDNFFTSQKANIERLLDYHNFEFIRHDITMPIWLEVDEIYNLACPAAPGHYQYNPIKTTKTSVMGAINVLGMAKRCRARILQASTSEVYGDPEIHPQTEAYRGNVNPIGPRACYDEGKRVAETLFMDYHRSNRVEIKIVRIFNTYGPRMHPYDGRVVSNFIRQAINNESITLYGDGSQTRSFCYRDDLVEAMIRMMNSDAGFIGPVNIGNPHEFTIRQLAELVVKHTGATSKFIHKPLPEDDPLQRQPDIRLAKEKLGWEPKIQLEEGLKATIDWFRNINMSHYRPPTPNHD from the coding sequence GTGTCGCAACTAAAGCGAATCCTCGTTACCGGAGGCGCCGGGTTTCTCGGTTCGCACCTCTGTGAGCGACTTGTCGAAGCGGGGCATGACGTCATTTGTCTCGATAACTTCTTCACCAGTCAAAAGGCGAACATTGAACGCCTGCTCGATTATCACAACTTCGAATTCATCCGGCACGATATCACGATGCCGATCTGGTTGGAAGTTGATGAGATTTACAATCTCGCTTGTCCCGCCGCGCCGGGACACTACCAATACAACCCGATCAAGACGACGAAGACTTCCGTGATGGGAGCGATCAACGTCTTGGGGATGGCCAAGCGTTGTCGCGCTCGCATTCTGCAAGCGTCGACCAGCGAAGTCTACGGCGATCCCGAAATTCATCCGCAGACCGAAGCGTATCGCGGCAACGTCAATCCAATCGGACCGCGGGCCTGTTACGACGAAGGAAAACGCGTCGCTGAAACGCTCTTCATGGATTATCACCGCTCGAACCGGGTCGAGATCAAGATCGTGCGGATCTTTAATACGTATGGTCCGCGGATGCATCCGTACGACGGCCGCGTCGTCTCAAACTTCATCCGCCAGGCGATCAACAACGAATCGATCACGCTCTACGGCGACGGCAGCCAGACCCGTTCGTTCTGCTATCGCGACGACCTGGTCGAAGCGATGATTCGCATGATGAATAGCGACGCCGGCTTCATTGGCCCGGTGAACATTGGCAATCCGCACGAGTTCACGATTCGCCAGTTGGCGGAGTTGGTCGTGAAGCACACCGGCGCAACGTCAAAATTCATCCATAAGCCGCTGCCGGAAGACGACCCGTTACAACGTCAGCCTGACATTCGCCTGGCGAAAGAGAAGTTGGGCTGGGAACCGAAGATTCAACTCGAAGAGGGGCTGAAAGCGACGATCGATTGGTTCCGCAACATTAATATGTCGCACTATCGTCCGCCGACCCCAAACCACGACTAA
- the tadA gene encoding tRNA adenosine(34) deaminase TadA, with translation MIDTVEPRPFEFPSFHQIFMHQALELAEQAAREKEVPVGAIIVHDNRVIAAAYNQRETLHDPTAHAEMIAITQAAESLQNWRLEECTLYVTLEPCPMCAGAILQARIPTVVFGAVDPKAGAVTSLYSLLNDSRLNHRCEVIPGILAPQCGAVLTEFFRARRAEGKK, from the coding sequence ATGATTGATACCGTCGAACCACGTCCGTTCGAGTTCCCCTCGTTCCACCAGATCTTCATGCATCAGGCGCTCGAACTGGCCGAGCAGGCGGCGCGCGAAAAAGAAGTGCCTGTCGGCGCCATTATCGTCCATGACAATCGAGTCATCGCCGCCGCCTACAATCAGCGCGAAACGTTGCATGATCCCACCGCGCACGCGGAGATGATCGCAATCACGCAAGCAGCCGAATCGCTGCAAAACTGGCGGCTGGAAGAGTGCACGTTGTATGTGACGCTTGAGCCTTGCCCGATGTGCGCCGGCGCCATCCTGCAAGCGCGTATCCCGACGGTCGTCTTCGGCGCGGTCGATCCGAAAGCCGGCGCCGTCACGTCGCTCTACAGCCTTCTGAACGACTCACGGCTGAATCACCGCTGCGAAGTGATCCCCGGCATTCTTGCGCCACAATGCGGAGCGGTGCTGACCGAGTTCTTCCGGGCTCGACGAGCCGAAGGGAAGAAGTAA
- a CDS encoding DUF1559 family PulG-like putative transporter, whose translation MSSPLRRGFTLVELLVVITIIGILAGLLLPAVSIAREAARNASCKNNMKQHGLAVASFQSAKQKMPPAMAFVPVAGAHVYGTTPIVNWPVPLLSEFGRNDLSDLYSEQYRTATAGSAIAILDGQVLEFLVCPSDPVDVVGATSNPLSYFVNGGIHNQYGFTTTTSVEIEANGAWSDNAISSGNMTALLDRMKDGASNTILVAERVQTSLPIKWNFVNSVQIPSDFEAAILWNSTNCDAGMIPVNSTLASGAVPSATNSLPSSNHFGGVNVCFVDGSVKFLDENVDGTVLGRLMSSNGAKANETPNMSGAAPNPPWQIWPIKGTELSL comes from the coding sequence ATGTCTTCTCCGCTTCGTCGCGGTTTTACGCTCGTTGAGTTGCTGGTCGTAATCACGATCATTGGCATTTTGGCGGGGTTGTTGCTTCCAGCGGTCTCCATCGCTCGTGAAGCGGCACGCAACGCCTCTTGCAAGAACAACATGAAGCAGCACGGTTTGGCCGTGGCGAGCTTTCAATCGGCGAAACAAAAGATGCCGCCGGCGATGGCGTTTGTGCCGGTTGCCGGAGCACATGTCTATGGGACGACCCCCATCGTCAACTGGCCCGTTCCGCTGCTGTCGGAATTTGGGCGTAACGACTTGTCAGACTTGTATAGCGAGCAGTATCGCACCGCCACTGCAGGATCCGCGATCGCCATTCTTGATGGACAAGTTCTCGAATTCTTGGTCTGCCCGAGCGACCCCGTCGACGTTGTGGGGGCTACCTCGAACCCGCTTAGCTATTTCGTGAACGGCGGGATTCATAATCAGTATGGATTCACCACGACCACGAGCGTCGAAATCGAAGCGAATGGCGCATGGAGCGACAACGCGATTAGCTCCGGCAATATGACGGCGCTGCTCGATCGGATGAAAGATGGCGCCTCGAACACGATCCTGGTCGCTGAACGAGTCCAGACGAGCTTGCCGATCAAATGGAATTTCGTCAACTCCGTTCAAATTCCCAGCGACTTTGAAGCGGCGATTCTCTGGAATAGCACGAACTGTGACGCTGGCATGATTCCGGTCAATAGCACGTTGGCGTCTGGCGCAGTCCCTTCGGCAACCAATTCGCTTCCGTCCAGCAATCACTTTGGCGGCGTCAACGTCTGCTTTGTCGATGGCTCGGTAAAGTTCCTGGATGAGAACGTCGACGGTACGGTGCTCGGTCGACTCATGTCGTCAAACGGCGCCAAAGCGAACGAAACCCCCAACATGTCCGGCGCCGCTCCGAATCCGCCGTGGCAGATCTGGCCGATCAAGGGTACGGAATTGAGTCTGTAA
- a CDS encoding NAD-dependent epimerase/dehydratase family protein, translating to MAILITGGAGFIGSHLIERLLARSSDDLISIDNFNDYYDPALKRANAARFDNEPRVTQIETDFCDPGAMENLFTTHRIDSVVHLGAYAGVRVSVAEPHIYQHTNVGGTLNLLETVRRHPVKRFLLASSSTVYGRGAAIPFHEDSHHGVPASPYGATKRAAELLGLCYAELHGTPVVCLRPFSVYGPRLRPDLALTIFAKAIHTGATIPLFGDGTIRRDFTHVSDICDGLISALTAENVVGETINLGHSDPIEMRGLIALLESAFGKKANIQKLPERPEDLPVTFANLDKAHHLLNYHPQVPIEAGIREYVEWFQSWYG from the coding sequence GTGGCGATTCTAATCACCGGCGGGGCCGGATTTATCGGCAGTCACTTGATCGAGCGTCTGCTCGCCCGATCGAGCGACGATCTGATCAGCATCGACAATTTCAACGACTACTATGATCCGGCCCTGAAGCGAGCGAACGCCGCCCGGTTCGATAATGAGCCCCGCGTGACGCAAATCGAAACCGATTTTTGCGATCCCGGCGCCATGGAGAACCTGTTCACCACGCACCGGATCGATTCAGTCGTCCATCTCGGCGCGTACGCCGGCGTGCGGGTCAGCGTCGCTGAGCCCCACATTTACCAGCATACGAATGTCGGCGGGACGCTCAACTTGCTCGAGACGGTCCGTCGCCACCCGGTGAAGCGGTTCCTGCTCGCCTCCTCTTCGACCGTTTATGGCCGCGGCGCGGCGATTCCGTTTCATGAAGATTCGCACCACGGAGTTCCGGCTAGTCCTTATGGGGCTACCAAGCGTGCGGCCGAATTGTTGGGGCTCTGCTACGCCGAACTGCATGGGACGCCGGTCGTATGCTTGCGTCCGTTCAGCGTCTACGGTCCGCGGCTGCGGCCTGACTTGGCCCTGACGATCTTCGCCAAAGCGATCCATACCGGCGCGACGATTCCGCTGTTTGGCGACGGGACGATCCGCCGCGACTTTACCCACGTCAGCGATATCTGCGACGGGTTGATCTCGGCATTGACGGCCGAGAATGTGGTTGGCGAGACGATCAATTTGGGGCATAGCGATCCGATCGAAATGCGGGGGCTGATCGCCTTGTTGGAATCGGCGTTCGGTAAAAAGGCGAACATCCAGAAGCTTCCCGAGCGGCCGGAAGATCTGCCGGTGACGTTCGCCAATTTGGACAAAGCGCATCACCTGCTGAACTACCACCCGCAAGTGCCGATCGAAGCCGGGATTCGCGAGTACGTCGAGTGGTTCCAATCGTGGTACGGCTAG
- a CDS encoding cysteine desulfurase family protein translates to MRRIYLDHNTTTPLAPSVQEAMLPFLAEFYATPDYDYPPSRIVEETLEDARGQVAKLIGATNEEIVFTASGTESINLAIQGTFFRNPADIGGHLIVSALDHPAVTESARFLKQLGVDLTYVRCDKNGVVDPEEVEAAIGPQTRLVCVTLANHEIGVIQPLRQIADVCRNHGVLLHADAVQACGKIRVQVQELGVDLLSLSAHKFYGPKGAAALYIRNGTPLAPLIYGEGQERGLRSGHENVAAWIGMGAAAELVRRCLDESAEAQARLRDMLHDRLAAGIPDRLGVPGAKAERLPNTLSVQFPGVNGARLLRQSDSICAYTASSMHTGQAGNSPTLSALNMGDDAAAGTIRFSVGWYTSEEEIEQAADILVSAWSSLVH, encoded by the coding sequence ATGCGGCGAATTTACCTCGACCACAACACGACCACCCCGCTCGCTCCCAGCGTCCAAGAGGCGATGCTCCCGTTCCTCGCGGAGTTTTACGCCACTCCGGACTACGATTATCCGCCGTCGCGGATCGTCGAAGAGACGCTGGAAGATGCCCGCGGTCAGGTCGCCAAGCTGATCGGGGCGACCAACGAAGAGATCGTTTTCACCGCTTCCGGAACCGAAAGCATTAACTTGGCGATCCAGGGGACCTTCTTTCGCAATCCGGCTGACATCGGCGGACACCTGATCGTCTCGGCGCTCGATCATCCGGCCGTGACCGAGTCGGCTCGCTTTTTAAAGCAGCTCGGCGTCGACCTGACTTACGTCCGTTGCGACAAAAATGGAGTCGTCGATCCCGAAGAGGTCGAAGCGGCGATTGGCCCGCAAACGCGCCTCGTCTGCGTGACGCTGGCCAATCACGAAATCGGCGTCATTCAGCCGCTCCGGCAAATCGCCGACGTCTGTCGCAATCACGGCGTGCTGCTGCATGCCGACGCGGTGCAGGCCTGCGGTAAGATTCGGGTGCAAGTGCAGGAACTCGGCGTCGATCTGCTCAGCCTGTCGGCGCATAAGTTCTACGGTCCCAAAGGCGCAGCCGCCCTCTACATTCGCAACGGTACTCCGCTCGCTCCGCTGATTTACGGCGAAGGACAAGAGCGAGGACTCCGCAGCGGTCACGAAAATGTGGCGGCTTGGATCGGCATGGGCGCCGCTGCCGAACTGGTGCGCCGCTGTTTGGACGAGTCGGCCGAGGCGCAGGCTCGCCTGCGCGACATGCTGCATGATCGATTGGCTGCAGGAATCCCAGATCGTTTGGGTGTTCCCGGCGCCAAGGCGGAACGTCTGCCGAATACCCTCTCGGTGCAGTTTCCCGGCGTGAACGGCGCGCGACTACTGCGTCAGTCCGATTCAATCTGCGCCTATACGGCGTCGTCGATGCACACCGGACAAGCCGGCAACTCGCCCACTCTATCGGCTCTCAACATGGGAGATGACGCCGCGGCCGGAACGATCCGCTTTAGCGTTGGCTGGTACACGTCGGAAGAAGAAATCGAACAAGCGGCCGACATTCTCGTTTCGGCCTGGTCGAGTTTGGTCCACTAA
- a CDS encoding DUF4339 domain-containing protein, with the protein MSEYYIKIGGEQRGPFSRFQLESQPLSESTPVRQEGTDQWRRAGEFPELMSLFRGSGDDQYGNFRDVVTEPSPYASPQVEVHQPSGSTLPKVLGMVSCGLGILSWLLMIGFFGFVIYMAIKEEQGGGEPPEAVMVTIGLSFCLNFVLMLAGGLVGIIGVVVPGLGKGWAIAGLILNALPFLLLFGLILIGAGVG; encoded by the coding sequence ATGAGCGAGTACTACATCAAGATCGGTGGGGAGCAGCGCGGCCCGTTTTCCCGTTTCCAGCTGGAGTCGCAGCCGCTGTCGGAGTCGACGCCGGTTCGCCAGGAAGGGACCGACCAGTGGCGGCGAGCCGGCGAGTTTCCAGAGCTGATGAGCCTTTTCCGCGGCTCCGGGGACGACCAGTATGGAAACTTTCGGGACGTGGTTACGGAGCCTTCTCCCTACGCGTCGCCGCAGGTCGAAGTCCATCAGCCGAGCGGCAGCACATTGCCGAAGGTCCTGGGAATGGTCTCGTGCGGTCTGGGGATACTGTCGTGGCTGTTGATGATCGGTTTCTTCGGCTTCGTCATTTACATGGCGATCAAAGAAGAGCAGGGGGGCGGTGAACCGCCGGAAGCGGTGATGGTGACGATTGGGCTTAGCTTCTGTTTGAACTTTGTGTTGATGCTAGCTGGCGGATTGGTCGGAATTATCGGCGTCGTTGTGCCGGGCTTGGGCAAAGGTTGGGCGATTGCAGGGCTGATTTTGAACGCGCTTCCCTTCCTGCTGTTGTTTGGATTAATTCTGATCGGAGCGGGGGTTGGTTAA
- a CDS encoding TonB-dependent receptor plug domain-containing protein, with translation MPEPESPLAETEIAPLDNSEQEMTLPEVEVVGRLDSFPANPLPDDAAITPTGTTVAVGKTGSSVTVITAEEIQRTQQTTVAEVLRQVEGLNVVRTGGPGGVTSVFIRGANSQHTKVILDGIPINDPSNAGRSFDFSTLSTQNIERIEVLRGPQSLLYGSDAIGGVINIVTKRGEGPTTVTALVEGGSFNSSNTSVTASGGNDRFYHSTSIGYQGTDGCSAAQFANGNPERDGYYNGTISGRYGWTPSELLNVDYVFRYADVHAAVDDQPFGALPVDNLIRSNLSDVFYEKIQLQSFQLDGMIEHRVALDHTDYKRVDTDPGFFDPQYNGRTRQFEYQLNMLLLEDNIFSVGVNHLNEEASNTSTPRVSQYLSGVYLQDQYQLGDRFYGTAGVRWDDHSVAGTAQTYRFTGLIDVWEMGAEIHGSIGTGFRAPSLAENLFPFGNPNLRPERSQGWDAGVTKYVFDRRGSVDVTYYRNDFEDLIAFDFATFSLENIGRARSSGVEVVGVWGWDERTDLRATYTLTDTYDYDNDRPLQRRPRNKATLGIERQVACDATVNLYLLYVDNRFDTTGPLPSYITVNVSGTYDLAQDVTLVGRIDNLFDKDYEEVPGFGTLGIGAYTGLRVVY, from the coding sequence ATGCCGGAACCTGAATCTCCCCTGGCCGAGACCGAGATCGCGCCGCTCGACAATTCGGAGCAAGAGATGACCTTGCCCGAAGTCGAAGTGGTCGGACGGCTCGACTCCTTTCCCGCCAATCCGTTACCGGATGACGCCGCGATCACGCCGACTGGAACGACGGTCGCCGTCGGCAAGACCGGCAGTAGCGTGACGGTCATCACCGCTGAAGAAATTCAGCGAACCCAACAAACGACCGTCGCCGAGGTGTTGCGGCAAGTGGAAGGGCTCAACGTGGTCCGAACCGGCGGACCGGGCGGCGTCACCTCGGTCTTCATCCGCGGCGCCAACTCGCAGCATACCAAGGTGATTCTCGACGGCATTCCGATCAACGATCCGAGCAATGCCGGACGCAGCTTCGACTTCTCGACCTTGTCGACGCAAAACATCGAACGGATCGAAGTGTTACGCGGCCCGCAAAGCTTGCTCTACGGTTCCGACGCGATCGGCGGCGTGATCAACATCGTCACCAAACGCGGCGAAGGCCCGACTACCGTTACCGCCTTGGTGGAAGGAGGAAGCTTCAACTCTTCCAACACCAGCGTTACGGCGAGCGGCGGTAACGATCGCTTTTATCACTCGACCAGCATCGGCTATCAAGGGACCGATGGCTGTAGCGCGGCCCAGTTCGCCAATGGCAATCCGGAACGAGACGGCTATTACAACGGCACCATCTCGGGGAGGTACGGCTGGACTCCGTCGGAACTGCTCAACGTCGACTATGTCTTTCGTTACGCGGACGTCCATGCGGCGGTCGACGATCAGCCGTTCGGCGCGCTGCCGGTCGACAACTTGATTCGTTCGAACCTGAGTGACGTCTTCTACGAGAAGATCCAGCTCCAGTCGTTTCAGCTCGACGGCATGATCGAACACCGCGTTGCGCTCGATCACACCGACTACAAACGAGTGGACACCGATCCTGGCTTCTTTGACCCGCAGTACAACGGTCGGACTCGGCAATTTGAATACCAGCTGAACATGCTGCTGCTGGAAGACAATATCTTCTCCGTTGGCGTCAATCATCTGAATGAAGAGGCGTCAAACACGTCGACGCCGCGGGTCAGCCAGTATTTGTCGGGCGTCTATCTGCAAGACCAGTATCAACTTGGCGATCGTTTCTATGGCACCGCCGGCGTTCGCTGGGACGATCATAGCGTTGCGGGAACGGCCCAGACCTATCGTTTCACCGGTTTGATCGACGTGTGGGAAATGGGGGCGGAGATTCACGGCAGTATCGGTACCGGTTTCCGGGCGCCGTCGCTTGCCGAAAACCTTTTTCCGTTTGGCAATCCGAATCTGCGACCTGAACGTAGCCAAGGCTGGGATGCTGGCGTCACCAAGTACGTCTTCGATCGTCGTGGCTCGGTTGACGTGACCTACTATCGCAACGACTTTGAAGACTTGATCGCGTTCGACTTCGCAACATTCTCGCTCGAGAACATCGGCCGAGCTCGTTCGAGCGGAGTCGAAGTGGTTGGCGTTTGGGGTTGGGACGAGCGGACGGACCTCCGCGCGACCTACACGCTGACCGACACGTACGACTATGACAACGATCGCCCGCTGCAGCGACGCCCACGCAACAAGGCGACGCTGGGAATCGAACGTCAAGTCGCCTGCGATGCGACGGTCAATCTCTACTTGTTGTACGTCGACAACCGGTTTGATACGACCGGACCGCTGCCGTCGTACATCACCGTGAACGTCAGCGGAACGTACGACCTGGCGCAGGACGTCACCTTGGTCGGCCGCATCGACAACTTGTTCGACAAGGACTACGAAGAAGTCCCCGGCTTCGGGACCTTAGGGATCGGCGCCTACACGGGGCTACGTGTGGTTTACTAA
- a CDS encoding RAD55 family ATPase has product MQRQTTGVPGLDELLGGGLVPGTLTVIVGATGIGKTQFGVHFAHAGVQQEGRSGVFFDMSSRGDSQNHAAYAQRMVDWKLTRCDSQVKPNLDDFFADDAEYGNFLHVFDYVGKRVTKRDLDWDAWHEWQGELNEKLATTIGFLYGNLCRGSRRIVIDGIEPVDTPSESIQFNLFEYVYHQIVRKDPMWVARDLFRQKFREHSAEAERHKYDPAEVGCVLLQTSKEAMLDDLISRPLDEGDILSGANTIIYLGKFMDGRKLRRAMYVPKHRGSAVTDEIVPYTIDDAGLHFEG; this is encoded by the coding sequence ATGCAGCGACAAACGACCGGCGTTCCAGGACTGGATGAACTATTAGGCGGCGGCCTGGTGCCGGGGACGTTGACGGTGATCGTCGGCGCAACCGGGATCGGCAAGACGCAGTTTGGCGTTCACTTCGCCCATGCCGGCGTCCAGCAGGAAGGGCGGAGCGGCGTCTTCTTCGACATGAGTTCTCGCGGCGATTCGCAAAACCATGCGGCCTACGCACAGCGAATGGTCGACTGGAAGCTGACCCGCTGCGATTCGCAGGTGAAGCCGAACCTGGACGACTTCTTCGCCGATGATGCGGAGTACGGCAACTTCCTGCATGTCTTCGACTACGTCGGCAAGCGAGTGACCAAGCGCGATCTCGATTGGGACGCTTGGCACGAATGGCAAGGCGAGCTGAACGAGAAGCTGGCGACGACGATCGGCTTTTTGTACGGCAATCTCTGTCGCGGATCGCGGCGGATCGTCATCGACGGGATCGAACCGGTCGACACGCCGAGCGAATCGATCCAGTTCAATCTATTTGAATACGTCTATCACCAGATTGTTCGGAAAGACCCGATGTGGGTCGCACGCGATCTGTTCCGGCAGAAATTCCGCGAGCATTCCGCCGAAGCGGAGCGTCACAAGTACGATCCGGCCGAAGTCGGTTGCGTGCTGCTGCAAACATCGAAAGAGGCGATGCTCGACGATCTGATCTCGCGTCCGCTCGACGAGGGAGACATCCTCTCCGGCGCAAATACGATCATCTACCTTGGCAAGTTTATGGACGGTCGTAAGCTACGCCGCGCGATGTACGTCCCCAAACACCGAGGAAGCGCCGTCACCGACGAGATTGTCCCGTACACGATTGACGACGCTGGTTTGCACTTCGAGGGTTAG
- a CDS encoding 3-keto-disaccharide hydrolase translates to MSVRAQSLFACALLVLLSVGAMAHAEEQPWRSLFDGKNLGDWKPVNFGGEGEVTVEDGAIIMAQGVSLTGVTYQKKPPKTNYEIRFEAKRLEGIDFFAGLTFPVGDSFCSWINAGWGGAVVGLSSIDGNDASQNETTKYIGFDDNRWYRFRLKVTPEKIQAWIDDKLTIDQNIKDRKITTRNEVTDSQPLGFSAWQTTAALRKIEIRELPKKAD, encoded by the coding sequence ATGTCGGTTCGCGCTCAATCCTTATTCGCTTGCGCTTTGCTCGTTCTACTCTCCGTCGGCGCTATGGCGCATGCGGAAGAGCAACCGTGGCGTTCGCTGTTTGACGGCAAGAACCTGGGAGACTGGAAGCCGGTCAACTTTGGCGGGGAAGGGGAGGTCACCGTCGAGGATGGCGCGATCATCATGGCGCAGGGAGTCAGTCTGACCGGCGTTACCTATCAAAAGAAGCCGCCGAAGACAAACTACGAAATCCGCTTCGAGGCGAAACGCCTGGAAGGAATCGACTTTTTCGCCGGACTTACCTTTCCGGTCGGCGATTCGTTTTGCAGCTGGATTAACGCCGGCTGGGGCGGCGCGGTCGTTGGGCTGTCGAGCATCGACGGCAATGACGCATCGCAGAACGAAACGACCAAGTACATCGGGTTCGACGACAACCGTTGGTATCGCTTTCGCCTGAAGGTGACGCCGGAGAAGATCCAAGCCTGGATCGACGACAAACTGACGATCGATCAGAACATCAAGGATCGCAAAATCACGACCCGCAATGAAGTGACCGATTCGCAGCCGCTCGGTTTCTCGGCCTGGCAAACGACCGCGGCGCTGCGGAAGATCGAGATTCGCGAACTGCCGAAGAAAGCGGACTAG
- a CDS encoding tetratricopeptide repeat protein yields the protein MSTAKELYLAAEALKDAGKLDEAAAKYEEAVAVDPTHVLSHMALSVVYQKLGRHASAVEHAEKVCELEPTDPFNFTALSVTYQRAFEGTRDMSYIQKAEEAKYRASTIGG from the coding sequence ATGTCGACTGCCAAAGAACTCTATCTAGCCGCCGAAGCCCTCAAAGACGCCGGAAAGTTGGACGAAGCCGCCGCCAAATACGAAGAAGCGGTCGCCGTCGATCCGACGCACGTTTTGTCGCACATGGCGCTGTCGGTCGTCTATCAAAAGCTCGGTCGCCACGCTTCGGCGGTCGAACATGCCGAAAAGGTCTGCGAACTTGAGCCGACCGATCCCTTTAACTTCACCGCTCTCTCGGTGACGTATCAACGGGCCTTCGAGGGTACCCGCGATATGTCGTACATCCAAAAGGCGGAAGAAGCGAAGTATCGCGCGAGCACGATTGGCGGCTAA